In Mustela lutreola isolate mMusLut2 chromosome 1, mMusLut2.pri, whole genome shotgun sequence, one genomic interval encodes:
- the LOC131822588 gene encoding olfactory receptor 4P4-like — MEKQINISEFILLGLSYDQNTQIFCFVLFLFCYAALLAGNLLILVSIRCSPLFHQPMYYFLSHLSSMDICYTSTVTPKFIGDLLGGTKTISYDNCMLQVFAMHFFGSTEVFILTVMALDRYVAICKPLHYVIIMDRRRCHLLVLAAWAGGALHSFPQLLMAIQLPFCGPNEIDHYFCDIFPLLKVACTDTYITGVLVVANSGMVALVTFVVLFVSYVIILFSLRHHSAEGRRKALSTCGSHITVVILFFGPSIFAYLRPPTTFPEDKIFALFNTIVAPMFNPLIYTLRNTEMKSSMRKVLCQTLFSKEVPN, encoded by the coding sequence ATGGAGAAGCAGATAAACATCTCAGAATTCATACTTCTAGGACTTTCGTATGACCAGAATACGCAAATATTTTGCTTTGTGCTCTTCTTATTCTGTTATGCTGCCCTGTTGGCAGGAAACCTTCTGATCCTTGTCTCCATTCGATGCAGCCCTCTTTTTCACCAACCCATGTACTACTTCCTCAGCCACTTATCCTCTATGGACATCTGCTATACTTCTACCGTCACACCCAAATTCATTGGTGACCTCCTAGGGGGGACAAAAACCATCTCCTATGATAATTGCATGTTACAAGTCTTTGCCATGCATTTCTTTGGGAGTACTGAGGTCTTTATTCTCACAGTCATGGCCTTGGATCGCTATGTTGCCATCTGCAAACCTCTCCACTATGTGATTATCATGGACAGGAGAAGGTGCCATCTCCTAGTCTTGGCTGCGTGGGCTGGTGGGGCTCTCCATTCTTTTCCTCAATTATTGATGGCAATCCAGTTGCCCTTTTGTGGTCCTAATGAAATCGATCACTACTTTTGTGATATCTTCCCTCTGCTGAAAGTTGCCTGCACTGATACCTACATCACTGGTGTCCTTGTGGTTGCCAATTCAGGTATGGTCGCCTTAGTTACCTTTGttgtcttgtttgtttcttatgtCATTATTTTGTTTAGTCTAAGACATCACTCAGCTGAGGGAAGACGCAAAGCCCTCTCCACCTGTGGGTCTCATATCACTGTGGTCATCTTATTTTTTGGGCCATCAATCTTTGCCTACCTTCGACCTCCAACCACTTTCCCTGAGGACAAAATATTTGCTCTATTTAACACCATTGTTGCTCCTATGTTCAATCCCTTAATCTATACATTGAGgaatacagagatgaaaagtTCCATGAGGAAAGTTTTGTGTCAAACATTATTTTCAAAGGAAGTACCCAATTAA
- the LOC131809141 gene encoding olfactory receptor 4P4-like, with translation MENQNNVTEFVFMGLWENKQLELLFFLLFLLCYLAVLMGNFIILLTITCSHLIEQPMYYFLCHLSLMDLCYTSTVVPRLIRDLGAARKNISYNSCMTQLFTAHLLAGVEIFILVSMALDRYVAIVKPLHYMVIMNRRRCNTLVFMAWGVGFWHSVALLLMVLDLPFCGPNQIDHYICDVKPLLKLVCKDIHVVSILVIANSGMVVVVIFLVLVASYILILWNLRTYSSIGRRKALSTCSSHIMVVVLFFVPCIYTYVLPAGSENKDKEVSVFYTVIAPMLNPLIYTLRNMEMKIAMGKVWSKMAHSEFKSRG, from the coding sequence ATGGAAAATCAGAACAACGTCACAGAATTTGTTTTCATGGGACTATGGGAAAATAAGCAACTAGAGCTACTGTTCTTTCTCTTGTTCCTGCTGTGCTACCTGGCTGTCTTAATGGGAAATTTCATCATCTTACTTACCATCACTTGCAGCCATCTAATTGAACAACCAATGTACTATTTTCTCTGTCACCTTTCCCTCATGGATCTCTGCTACACCTCCACTGTGGTCCCCAGGCTAATCAGGGACTTAGGTGCAGCAAGAAAAAACATTTCTTATAACAGCTGTATGACCCAGCTCTTCACTGCCCACTTGCTGGCAGGCGTGGAGATATTCATCTTGGTGTCCATGGCTTTAGACCGCTACGTTGCCATTGTCAAGCCCCTACACTACATGGTTATCATGAACCGGCGGAGGTGTAACACGTTGGTCTTCATGGCCTGGGGTGTGGGGTTTTGGCACTCTGTGGCTCTACTGCTCATGGTACTCGACTTACCTTTCTGTGGTCCTAATCAGATTGATCACTACATATGTGATGTGAAGCCTCTTTTGAAACTGGTGTGCAAAGACATTCATGTTGTTAGTATCTTAGTGATTGCAAATTCAGGAATGGTGGTGGTTGTCATTTTTCTTGTCCTGGTGGCTTCTTACATTCTCATATTATGGAATCTTAGGACATACTCCTCCATAGGGAGACGCAAGGCTCTCTCCACCTGCAGCTCTCACATTATGGTGGTGGTTTTATTCTTTGTGCCCTGTATCTATACTTATGTTCTACCTGCTGGGAGTGAGAACAAGGATAAGGAAGTCTCTGTGTTTTATACTGTGATTGCCCCCATGCTGAATCCTCTCATCTATACCCTGAGAAACATGGAGATGAAAATCGCCATGGGGAAGGTATGGTCTAAAATGGCACATTCAGAATTCAAGTCAAGAGGTTGA